From one Parambassis ranga chromosome 5, fParRan2.1, whole genome shotgun sequence genomic stretch:
- the LOC114436236 gene encoding uncharacterized protein LOC114436236, whose amino-acid sequence MSTEASGELSGFSAAGESTMETQKERQKPANGQLISVPHKDTIRLLEVYVKRSLSLNDGALEGKGSRRKEKWVTIPKKQRRHSSDPSLHLVEESHDEDTAAREAHEADEARLRDLPEPFPKEPEKPTKKSKRVKAKKPVFWKNLVNFFSWRSNDDKDDEVDSPKETSEVSEVTTTCLPTAGPPSEKKSTRRKSLKRRLSKRRLSIIKPHKPSKDLNPADITAVEAVVSVEPTYSYYEKVTEELEKIVHEVKEKEEVKALSDDEVINRIIALTKEQGDAIDGKLKENPTLSSFFQGMTYSAFQKLADAYLDKEATPPTSNPPTIPPTAPELVKLAFTLDFTARIAGLSRQNIGHITGLGHLYLQDRFEYKQACTDHPWSDSED is encoded by the exons ATGAGCACAGAAGCGAGCGGGGAGTTGAGCGGCTTCTCTGCGGCTGGAG AGTCCACCATGGAAAcgcagaaagaaagacaaaagcCTGCAAACGGCCAGCTGATCTCTGTGCCTCACAAGGACACCATCCGTCTGTTGGAGGTGTACGTCAAGCGCAGCCTCAGCCTAAACGATGGCGCGTTGGAAGGAAAGGGGTCCCGGAGGAAGGAGAAGTGGGTGACCATTCCCAAAAAGCAGAGACGACATTCCAGCGACCCGTCCCTTCATCTGGTTGAGGAATCACACGATGAGGACACCGCTGCACGCGAGGCACACGAGGCAGATGAGGCACGTCTGCGTGATCTGCCTGAGCCGTTTCCAAAAGAACCCGAGAAACCAACTAAGAAATCCAAGAGGGTTAAGGCGAAGAAACCCGTGTTCTGGAAAAATTTAGTCAACTTTTTCTCTTGGAGGAGTAACGACGACAAAGACGACGAAGTGGACAGTCCGAAGGAGACATCTGAGGTCTCTGAGGTCACCACCACCTGCCTGCCTACAGCTGGACCCCCTTCAGAGAAGAAGTCCACGAGGAGGAAGTCCTTAAAAAGAAGGCTCTCAAAGAGGCGGCTGTCCATAATAAAACCACACAAACCAAGCAAAGATCTTAACCCTGCGGACATCACCGCCGTGGAAG CTGTTGTCAGCGTGGAGCCGACGTACTCTTACTACGAGAAGGTGACGGAAGAACTGGAGAAAATCGTGCACGAGgtcaaagaaaaagaggaagttaAGGCGCTTTCAGATG ATGAAGTCATCAACAGGATCATTGCTTTGACGAAGGAGCAGGGCGATGCCATAGATGGCAAG CTTAAAGAAAATCCCACCCTGAGCAGCTTCTTCCAGGGGATGACGTACTCCGCCTTCCAGAAGCTGGCTGACGCATATCTGGACAAAGAAGCAACACCACCGACCAGCAACCCTCCCACCATCCCGCCAACAGCGCCGGAGCTGGTCAAACTAGCCTTCACGCTGGATTTCACAGCCAGGATAGCTGGGCTCTCCAGGCAGAACATAGGCCACATCACAGGCTTGGGGCACCTGTATCTTCAGGACCGGTTTGAGTACAAACAG gCGTGTACGGATCATCCGTGGTCCGACAGTGAGGACTGA
- the rplp2 gene encoding 60S acidic ribosomal protein P2, protein MRYVAAYLLAALGGNTSPSAKDIKAILGSVGIEADDERLNKVVSELNGKDINEVMNSGLSKLASVPAGGAVAATPVAAAGGAAAAGAAPAAAEEKKEEKKEESEESDEDMGFGLFD, encoded by the exons ATGCGTTACGTGGCCGCTTACCTCCTGGCTGCTCTCGGTGGAAACACCAGCCCCTCAGCAAAAGACATCAAGGCCATCTTGGGCAGTGTAGGAATTGAGGCCGATGACGAACGCTTAAATAAG GTCGTCAGTGAGCTAAATGGGAAAGACATCAACGAAGTCATGAACTCAG GCCTCTCAAAGTTAGCCTCTGtaccagcaggtggtgctgtggCAGCAACTCccgttgctgctgctggtggggcTGCTGCAGCCggggctgcacctgctgctg CggaagagaaaaaggaagagaagaaagaggaatcGGAAGAATCAGATGAAGACATGGGCTTCGGACTCTTTGATTAA